A window of the Gordonia humi genome harbors these coding sequences:
- a CDS encoding DUF2461 domain-containing protein has protein sequence MSFTGFPEAALDFYDDLEIDNSKVFWDAHRDVYRDSVAAPMNALVAELADEFGEAKVFRPYRDVRFSKDKTPYKTHQGAFIAVAPATGYYVQIGAPGVRVGAGFYHAEAERLAFLRRAIDDDLHGAELEKLVDGLRRRGWQIDGDRLKTAPRGWAKDHSRIELLRHRSLTAMRDYGFDEVIHSHDLVEKIRADWRQTRPLLDWFVQHGG, from the coding sequence ATGAGCTTCACCGGATTCCCCGAAGCCGCGCTGGACTTCTACGACGACCTCGAGATCGACAACAGCAAGGTCTTCTGGGACGCCCACCGCGACGTGTACCGCGACAGTGTCGCCGCACCGATGAACGCCCTCGTCGCCGAACTCGCCGATGAGTTCGGTGAGGCCAAAGTGTTCCGCCCGTACCGCGACGTCCGGTTCTCCAAAGACAAGACGCCGTACAAGACCCACCAGGGCGCGTTCATCGCGGTCGCACCGGCCACCGGCTACTACGTGCAGATCGGTGCGCCCGGTGTCCGCGTGGGCGCCGGCTTCTATCACGCCGAAGCCGAACGTCTCGCCTTTCTCCGGCGAGCCATCGACGACGATCTCCACGGTGCCGAACTGGAGAAGCTCGTGGACGGCCTGCGGCGCCGCGGATGGCAGATCGACGGCGACCGACTCAAGACCGCGCCACGCGGCTGGGCCAAGGACCATTCACGCATCGAACTGCTCCGGCACCGTTCACTGACCGCCATGCGCGATTACGGATTCGACGAGGTGATCCACTCTCACGACCTGGTCGAGAAGATACGCGCCGACTGGCGCCAGACCCGTCCACTGCTCGACTGGTTCGTCCAGCACGGCGGATGA